The Lycium barbarum isolate Lr01 chromosome 11, ASM1917538v2, whole genome shotgun sequence genome contains the following window.
ATTAAGCACAATTATGTAAAGGTTTAGAAGAACTTTACGGTGTGCCGAAAGTATGTCAAAGTGAATATGTAGAACTAATACTTTTTGAGAAGTTTGTCGAGTTTTGTTATCTTCTTTTTGAAGAAGCAGTATCAAAGTTTACGATGAAGAATGTGAAACATAAACAGCTCTTTTTGGACAATGTATAACTTAAGTTGAGCACGCACCAAACAAAAAAGAAATAAgtttgtaatttccgaaatcATCTTAGCTAAACCTTTAGAAttccactttttatttttttatttttcattaatGAGTTTTTTTTATAGAAGTGTTTGGCTCCCATATCCAAAACTAATTTGGGACTGCAATTCATATAGAAGAAGAAAAGGAGATCAAAGTATTAGTTAGTACAGTTACTAGGTAGTTCAAAAATAGGATTAGCAAGTAGTTAGTAATAGACGACATTGTTAGTAGTAATAAAGTTAGGTTGTTTAATAGAAATAGAATTAGTAATTATTGGTAACGTAAGTAATAATAGTAAGGGAGGTATTCAATCAAAATAGAATTAATAATTAGTAACGTTAGTAGTAATAGTAAATATATTAAAGTCATTCAATAATTTAAGGCTATTTTAGTCAATTAATATTTATATTCaaacttttaaaatattatatttctactacttagaagagggagtttggtcgtctctcttcgtcgtccgttgatggGCCCCATTAAAAAAAGTAGAAGAGGGAGTTTGGTCGTCTCTCTTCGCCGTCCGTTGATGGGCCCCATTAAAAAAAGTAGAAGAGGGAGTTTGGTCGTCCCTCTTCGCCGTCCGTTGATGggccccattaaaaaaaaaaaattgggtcctATATTAGACAAGCCCTAAAAacaaaaattgtaaaaaaaaaaagattgtggatcccatatatattaaaaacaactaatatttaaaaaaaattgtgggccccatattaaataccaaccactattataaaaaaaaaagtgaatcccatatttaaaaaacaaacaatgttaaaaaaaaaagtgggcctcatattaaacaccatgcgtattcgtagcaaacactaatataataaagttttagatacggagcacaaattacaacgttatatcaatcgtgttttgaacatagtaaaaaaaaaagattgtggatcccatatatattaaacaacaactaatatttaaaaaaaattgtgggccccatattaaataccaaccactattataaaaaaaaagtgaatcccatatttaaaaaataaacaatgttaaaaaaaaagtgggccccatattaaacactatgcgtattcatagcaaacacaaatataataaagttttagatacgaagcacaaattacaatgttatatcaatcgtgttttgaacatagtacatataaaaataaaaaaaaattatgccccatattaaacaggcccataaaaaaaaattgtggccccatatatattaaacaacaactaatattaaaaaaaatgtgagccccatattaaacaccatccagtattaaaaaaaaaggtggaacccaccacatccaaattcacggggaaaaaaaaaagtgaaccccatattaacaaaatcaagtaatattaaaaaaaaaagtgaatcccatattaaaaaaacaaacaatgttaaaaaaaattgtgggccccatattaaataccgtgcgtattcatagcaaacactaatataataaagttttaaatacggagcacaaactacaatgttatattaatcgtgttttgaacatagtatcccatattgacaaaatcaagttattatgttcactaaatatacttaaaatatttatattttaaaataagatagaatttaatgcaaaagacaacatgacaagttaaatgagctaaaccgagaatatttaccaacaattaaaaaatagtatttcttcgtttagatagaaaatcaatttctacaacaagtattctcttttaaaaaatattaataaatttgccgattttatattcgtaacaaacattaatataataaaattttagatacggagcacaaactacaatgttatattaatcatgttttaaacataacatatattctctctctatatatatatataatcactattcaaagacaactacatacacatagatgcactataatctaaagtgcgCACGGGCATAAGCCGTGTAGTATATGAATAAATATATTGATGGATAGATATATTCTCAATTTTCCCCTTTTGTTTGCATTGTAGAAATAGACTGACGCAGACCTTAATCCTATCGCCACCATAATAGACTATACTGTTGAAATGAAGCGCGAAAATGGCAGTTAAGGTAATTTGCGCGTAAAAACAGGGTCAAATGGGTCAATATATCAAAAACCCTAGTCCTCCGTAACTTCTAGAAACTCTAACCTCTACTCTGTTTCTTTGAAAAATATTACTACTACACTATCTTCACTCCTCAGAGGTGGGACACCAAACCTCTCAGGTATGATTTTCACTCTCTCTACACGTACAAACACCTATACTCTGTGTGTAATATTGGTATATAAACTGTGATCACTTGTTTTTTTTACAGTTATGTGTAATTTTGTGTAAGATCAGTGATCCTGAAGGTCATCCAGCTAAGAATTGTGTTAGAAAACGTTGAGTTTTAGTATCCAAATATGTGTTACTGTGTGTAATATTGCTATATGAACTgtgattactttttttttttttttttttttttcagttatgTGTAATTGGTTTACTTGTCAACTTCATTTGATAAGTAGATCAGTGATTATGAAGTTCATCTAGCTAAGAATTGTGTTAGAAAACGTTGATTTGAGGTTTAGTTTCGTTTAAATATGCATGTCTTAGTGCCTAATTGTGTTTTACTGTGTTGTATTTATGTAAGTATGGATTTTCACTCTTCCTACACGTAGAAACACCTATAGCGTGTAAATATTGCTATACGGTCTgtaatcactttttttttttacagttagGTGTAATTTTGTGTAAGATCAGTGATCCTGAAGTTCATCTAGTTAAGAATTGCGTTATAAAACGTTGATTTGAGCTTTAGTTTCGTTTAAATAATGATGTTTTAGTATCCAGTTATGTGTTACTGTATGTAATATTGCTATATAAACTGtgatcaccttttttttttttttccaattaggTGTAATCTTTGTTTACTTGTCAACTTCATTTGATCAGTAGATCAGTGATCATGAAATTCGTTTAGGTAAGAATTGTGTTAGAAGAAGTTGATTTGAgctttagtttcattttcatatttatGTTTTTAGTACCGAATTGTGTTGTATTATGTAAGTATGGATTTTCACTCTTCCTACTTGTAGAAACACCTTTACTGTTATGTAATATTGCTATATGGACTGTGATCACTTGTTTTATTTTCAGTTTGGTGTAATTTTGTTTACTTGTCAACTTCAACGGATCAGTAGATCAGTGATCGTGAAATTCATCTAGCTAAGAATTGTGTTAGAAGAAGTTGATTTGTGCTTAAGATTTATTTTCATATTGATGTTTGAGTACCTAAATATGTGTTACTGTGTTGTTGTATGATTGATGGATTACAATTTCCCCTTTGCTATTGATTGCTTATTTACTGAATGATAATTTGGTCCAGAATAGTTAAGATCATTTCTCGTTTCCTTTCTCTGTATCTAGTTTTGAGGGTTGGTACTTCTGATTTGAGTTTGAACTTGGAAATGATGGTTTCTATGATATTATTGGTAAATATCTAAGTTATTTGTATATAGTCCACATGTTTAGGTGACTTCGTGGAGTTGAATTACTAGAGgtctatttgatttttttttttcttgcttttcaGTTCTACTTGTCTTGGAATAGTCCCTTGTTTCTACTTAATTCGGCTCTTGATTTCTGTCAATAAAGAGTAATTGCCAAATGGCTATTTCTAACTGTGTTCATGTTGAGTATTCTATTGTGTTTGCTTAGATTTCCTACTTTGTCTTGATGTTCGTGTGGATGTGTTTTTTTATTGGTAGGGTTTTGACTTTTGGCTTCTTAGTGATTAAGTTTATGTATTCCAGTTTTGAGAACTATTTTCAATACTTGAACTGTAAACTCTACATTGTAGCTTAATTATTTGATTCCATGCTTATAGGAAGCTTCCCTACTCTTTTGTGAGGTTTTCTACTTTTTGGTTATACTGCTTGATACGCGTATTTGTGCTCATCATAGTGAAacttttaccttatcaaaaaaaaaaaaaaaaaaaagagaagcttCCCTACTCCACTTGTTTGTACTATCAGGAATGCTTCAGTTACTAGTTCTTTTCTTTGCAGGTCACCGTGTTGATTTAAAAACATGGGGGACAGGTCAGTGCCTCCGTCTGCATTCCAGAAAATACATGGGCATTCACACCTCTTCTCTCTAATATCTCCACACACGCATTCTAAGTATGCTGGTTCATACAACACGACTGGTGGCTATGTAAATGAAGTTCTACGGGGTGCTATCATGACAAATTGTCAAGCCACTAACCTGGAAGTCCGGCCATTGAGCAAACCTATGCTCATACAGGCCCCATCTGAAGAGAAGAAAGGTAACAGTTTTGTCGTGGATTTTCTCATGGGAGGGGTTTCTGCTGCAGTGTCTAAGACAGCTGCAGCTCCAATTGAGAGAGTCAAGCTTTTGATTCAGAATCAAGATGAGATGATAAAAGCTGGTAGACTTTCTGAACCTTATAAAGGGATTAGCGATTGCTTTGGTAGAACTATCAAGGATGAAGGCATGCTTGCTCTTTGGAGAGGCAATACTGCAAATGTCATCAGATACTTCCCCACTCAGGTTGACTGACTTTACTTTCTGTTGGTTGATCACTATTCAGTCTGCCTACAATTTAGCTAGCTACTTAACTTTTTAGCTAGACATTCCACTAGTTTTTGATCACTTTAGTCCAAAGGTTGTTGCTACATACCTATAGGGCAGTTATTAAGATAATACTTCAACACAATATAGGACATGTGAATTGGTTTTTCCATGATTACTTCGAAAGTTTTACTTTTATTGTCAAAATGACTTTGAGACCTCATGATCTCTCTAAGTATGTGCACCGTCTTGGTCGTAGTGTCTGTGCATTTGCATAGTTAACTATTTTCGTGGTCTCTGGTTCATCATTTTGTGTCTCCAGGATAAGTCCtggatttgaatatattttgcCATCATAATTAAAATTTGTGGGCACTACAGCAGCATATTTTGTCCTTCAGAATTATTAACTCCTGAATATCTTTTGCAGGCCTTGAATTTCGCTTTTAAAGATTACTTTAAGAGACTGTTTAATTTCAAGAAAGACAGGGATGGCTACTGGAAGTGGTTTGCAGGAAACCTGGCATCTGGTGGTGCTGCTGGTGCCTCATCCCTTTTGTTTGTGTATTCCTTGGATTATGCGAGAACACGTCTTGCTAATGATAATAAGGCTGCAAAAAAAGGTGGTGAGAGGCAGTTTAATGGTTTGGTTGACGTTTACAGGAAAACTCTCAAATCAGATGGCATCGGTGGGCTTTATCGTGGATTCACCATCTCATGTGTGGGAATTATTGTTTACCGTGGTCTGTACTTTGGAATGTACGATTCACTTAAACCAGTAGTTCTAATTGGTGACATGCAGGTATCGGAAATCTTAATTCTGGATTAGTTTCCTCTTTATTTTATAAAGTCATATTAAGCACTCTTATTGCTGGATTCTGTTGTCCTTCTGACACACTTGTTCCCCTTACCCACTTCAGTCAATGATTTATTACCCATATGTAGAAGTTTATCATTTGTGATACGATTACTTACATATTTCTCAAATTTTGGTGATTCAACTCAGGTTACTCATGAATTAACCATTTCAATACATGCGTATGACTTATATGTGATCAGCCCCTCATCTGTTGGGTCATACTGTCAACATTAAAGCTGAAGGATGGATTTGCCATCTCTATTCGATTAACTTTAATTTCTGTGTCCATAATGTGGCTGGTATTAACACTACTGCAATATTTTGGCTTTTACAGGATAGTTTTTTTGCGAGTTTCTTGCTGGGATGGGGTATCACTATTGGTGCTGGTTTGGCTTCTTACCCAATTGATACAGTGCGTAGAAGAATGATGATGACTTCTGGAGAGGCAGTCAAGTACAAGGGTTCAATGGATGCATTTGCTCAGATTGTTAAGAATGAAGGCTCTAAATCACTTTTCAAGGGTGCTGGAGCAAATATACTACGTGCTGTTGCTGGTGCAGGTGTTCTAGCCGGGTACGACAAGCTACAGCTCATTATGTTTGGAAAGAAATATGGATCTGGTGGTGGTTGATATGATGTGGTGATGAATGATGATGACGAAAAGACGGTCCTTTGGATGTGTAGATTTCCATGGTTGTCTAGTGCTTTTGAATAATTTTCCAAAACTATGTCTcatttgttttgatttgcttgcaAGTTTATTCAGGAacagtgtttttcttgaagtttcactCGTTGCTATGTAGCTCTGAAACTGTTATAGTTGTCTTTTATGCAAAAATTATTAATACAGTTTTGCTTTCTGCTACATAGTAGCAAGAGCTACGCTCTCTTGAGTAGTCGTATCGTCAACAGATTGCCAAGAGGAACTGAGGAATTGGGTCTGCTTGAGATTGCCAAGAGGAACTGAGGAATTGGGTCTGATTGAAGTGTCCGTATCATCCAAAACATTTGAGAGTACTTAGTTGAATCCAAAGTATTATAGTTCCAAATATGTGAAAGACCTGAGGCAAAATTTACTGCTATTGGGTGCAGTCTTGAGGCTTCTTGCATTGCCTAAATAAGATATGGAAATTTGTGTGCTGAACGACAGTGCATATCGAAATAAGTTTCATTAATCTTTGTGAATTCATTAGAGTTACAATGGAGATCATAAGAGCAACGCAAGGAGGTTGCCAACGATTTGTTGAGTCTATTTTCAGGTAGCATACAATTGAAGCGTTATCTCTTATGACGAGATTGGAGAATAATGGTTCCCATATTTTCTCCTTTTGGTATTGTGTTAACATAAATAAATGATCACAGATGGCATGCAAAATGATGCTTCATCTCATGTGAAAAAGATTTCAAATCAATGGTTCAGGTTCCCTAGTCTCTCTTTCTGGTGTTGTTTCAAGTTTCCACGTAAGTATCACAATTTTGTCATCTTTttgttttcattgaaattttaaaaaaaaacattgtaCGTGAATTGAGCCATAAAATCTTTTCTGTCCTTGGAGAGATGTAATCCATCTCATCTACAcaattttttgtatttcttacatgggcggagccaccttaGGCAAAGGGTGGTCAGGTGCACACCCTTCGCAGGAAAATTACGCGGTGTACTTAGGTTAAATGTTAGCGATTATGAGcatatatttaattttgcacGCCCTTAACACAAGTGAGAACAAAATTTGCACACCCTTCCCTAAATTCCTAGCTCCGCCACtgatttcttatatttgtagcaATAAGCCTATAACCATAATCATCGTTGTCCCTGTTATGCTTTGACGAAAGTTCCTCCAGCTGAGGGCTTATCTCAACACAAATTTACTAAACCTTGTTGAAACAAAGTcttttgctttaaattcaagttAAAATCCTCCTCTGCCCTCAAATCCACTGTGTCCCTATCCAATCCCACTTCAAACAACTGAGGAAAACAACCTGTAAGGAGGGAAGTCTATGTCATTCACATCTTCTAAACTCTACTTAGTCTGCAAATAGCATGATCATTCAAAAACATTGAACTTGCACATCTTGTTGCACGATCTAGAATCCAAGAAATTTCGTGTGAAAACATGAAAACATTGTATAAAAACATCATTATGTTGGCAACTATTTCTTACAGTTGTTAAGTTGCTGTTATTTCGGTTGTTGTAAGATGCACTGTGGATGCATTAGTCCTAACGGGAGGTATTAGCTACATCATTAACCAGAGGACTTAAAAAGGCATTTGAAAAAGAAATGTTCTCGCCTTACAAAAACCAAGCAGAGGTTGATTAATGCTTGCATTTCCATTCATTAACAAAAAATGGCTTCATTTTCCTTCCCTATCACTACCACTGCCTTTGTTCTCTTGCTTCTAAGTCTCACCTCCAATGTATTCAACAACTTAGCAGCCAAACACAGCCACCATTCCTCCTCCGTTAAGGCCAAAACAAACCCGAGGCTGCAAAAAGCCTACATTGCTCTCCAGGCTTGGAAGCGCGTTATCTACTCTGATCCTAAAAACACGACTGCCAATTGGATTGGCCCTTCAGTGTGCAACTACACTGGCATATATTGCACGCCATTCCCTAATGACACAAAAATCCAAGTTGTTGCTGGCATTGATCTGAACCATGCTGATATAGCCGGTTTCCTACCTGAGGAATTCGGCCTTCTCAACGACTTAGCCTTACTGCACCTAAACAGCAATCGCTTCTGTGGAATCCTCCCACTCTCTTTATCAAATCTTACTCTCTTGCATGAGCTTGATATAAGTAACAACCGATTCGTAGGACCTTTTCCACACGTTGTGCTCTCTCTGCCTTCTTTAAAATATCTTGATCTTCGCTACAATGAGTTTGAAGGTCCATTGCCTTCTCAACTCTTTAGCAAAGATCTCGATGCTATTTTCGTTAACAATAACCGTTTAACTTCCGTGATCCCTTCGAATTTAGGATCAAGCACTGCTTCTGTTGTGGTTTTTGCCAATAACTACTTTGGAGGATGTTTACCACCTAGCATAGCCAACTTTGCAAACACCTTAGAAGAAATGCTTCTTATTAATACTAGCTTATCAGGATGTTTGCCTCCTGAAGTTGGATTTTTGTACAAGTTAAAAGTTCTAGATGTGAGCAATAACAAGTTAGCAGGGGCAGTGCCTTATACTATTGCTGGTTTAGCTCATTTGGAGCTACTAAATTTAGCACATAACATGTTTAGTGGAATTGTGCCAGAGGGAATATGTGTATTGCCAAAACTCTCAAACTTCACATTCTCTTATAACTACTTTTGTGAGGAGCAAGGGATTTGCAGCAACTTGACATCAAAGGGTACACTGTTCGATGATCGTATGAACTGTTTGCCCGAAAAGCCTCTTCAGAGAAGCAAGAAGGAATGTGATGCTGTGGCTGAACATCCCGTTGACTGTTTAGCTTTTCATTGTGGCACTTGATATTGGTGTTCATGAGTTGGTTCTGCTGAAAATATGACTTAGTATACTGGTTTTCGAGTTctctttgatttttgttttcaaaTTTAGTAGCCAGtgtgaaaaaggaaaagaagtgcTATGGTCTAATCTATGGAATAACGTCAATAGTAATTTCTGTAAATATGGTGTGTGATTAAGTTTTTTATATGTTTGTAATTCAACTTTCATGCTGCTTATTTGTGCCCAAACAATGATTCTCAGATTTGGGAGATCTTGATCTTAATCAAGCTGGCACCCATATGAGATTTCCATACTTCTTGTACTGTATATTTCATTCCGGTTCAATATTTATTTGTGGTTATTTGCATATAAACTGGATGCAACTGTTTATTGTTAATGTGGATTTGTAACATGGAGAAGTggacaa
Protein-coding sequences here:
- the LOC132620494 gene encoding ADP,ATP carrier protein 1, mitochondrial-like, with product MGDRSVPPSAFQKIHGHSHLFSLISPHTHSKYAGSYNTTGGYVNEVLRGAIMTNCQATNLEVRPLSKPMLIQAPSEEKKGNSFVVDFLMGGVSAAVSKTAAAPIERVKLLIQNQDEMIKAGRLSEPYKGISDCFGRTIKDEGMLALWRGNTANVIRYFPTQALNFAFKDYFKRLFNFKKDRDGYWKWFAGNLASGGAAGASSLLFVYSLDYARTRLANDNKAAKKGGERQFNGLVDVYRKTLKSDGIGGLYRGFTISCVGIIVYRGLYFGMYDSLKPVVLIGDMQDSFFASFLLGWGITIGAGLASYPIDTVRRRMMMTSGEAVKYKGSMDAFAQIVKNEGSKSLFKGAGANILRAVAGAGVLAGYDKLQLIMFGKKYGSGGG
- the LOC132620495 gene encoding leucine-rich repeat extensin-like protein 4 → MASFSFPITTTAFVLLLLSLTSNVFNNLAAKHSHHSSSVKAKTNPRLQKAYIALQAWKRVIYSDPKNTTANWIGPSVCNYTGIYCTPFPNDTKIQVVAGIDLNHADIAGFLPEEFGLLNDLALLHLNSNRFCGILPLSLSNLTLLHELDISNNRFVGPFPHVVLSLPSLKYLDLRYNEFEGPLPSQLFSKDLDAIFVNNNRLTSVIPSNLGSSTASVVVFANNYFGGCLPPSIANFANTLEEMLLINTSLSGCLPPEVGFLYKLKVLDVSNNKLAGAVPYTIAGLAHLELLNLAHNMFSGIVPEGICVLPKLSNFTFSYNYFCEEQGICSNLTSKGTLFDDRMNCLPEKPLQRSKKECDAVAEHPVDCLAFHCGT